In Capricornis sumatraensis isolate serow.1 chromosome 16, serow.2, whole genome shotgun sequence, a genomic segment contains:
- the LOC138092979 gene encoding olfactory receptor 6B9-like produces the protein MLGRNITLVSEFILVGFPTAPWLQVLLFSLFLVVYLLVVVENLVIMLTIWVTGSLHKPMYYFLSSLSFLEVWYVSVTVPKMLDGFLLQRRHISFTGCMTQLYFFISLACTECVLLAAMAYDRYVAICHPLRYPAIMTTGYCVQLVAFSYMTGFMITVIKVYFISHVTFCGSNVMNHFFCDISPILKLACKDMSTAELVDFALAIVILVFPLTTTILSYVYIVSTILCIPCTQGRRKAFSTCASHLTVVIIYYTAMIFMYVRPRAIASFNSNKLVSAVYAVLTPMLNPFIYCLRNQEVKNAIKKTVGVGQCFLLS, from the coding sequence ATGCTGGGGAGAAACATCACTCTGGTGAGTGAGTTCATCCTGGTGGGCTTCCCCACTGCCCCCTGGCTGCAGGTCCTgctcttctccctcttccttgTGGTCTACTTGCTGGTGGTAGTAGAGAATCTTGTCATCATGCTCACTATCTGGGTCACTGGCTCCCTCCATAAGCCCATGTATTATTTCCTGAGTAGCCTGTCCTTCCTGGAGGTCTGGTATGTGTCTGTCACAGTCCCCAAGATGCTGGATGGATTCCTCCTGCAGAGACGGCACATCTCCTTCACAGGCTGCATGACCCAGCTGTACTTCTTTATCTCGCTTGCCTGCACGGAGTGTGTACTTCTGGCAgccatggcctatgaccgctatgtggccatctgccaccCTCTCAGATACCCAGCCATCATGACCACAGGTTACTGTGTGCAGCTGGTGGCTTTCTCTTATATGACTGGTTTCATGATCACTGTGATCAAGGTCTATTTTATTTCACATGTCACTTTCTGTGGCTCCAATGTCATGAACCACTTTTTCTGTGACATCTCACCAATCCTCAAACTGGCCTGCAAAGACATGTCCACAGCTGAGCTCGTGGACTTTGCTTTGGCTATTGTCATTCTTGTCTTCCCTCTCACCACTACCATCCTCTCCTATGTCTACATTGTCTCCACCATTCTGTGTATACCCTGCacccagggaaggaggaaggccttctccacctgtgcaTCCCACCTCACGGTAGTCATAATTTATTACACAGCCATGATTTTCATGTATGTTCGGCCCAGAGCtattgcttcatttaattccaacaAACTAGTTTCGGCTGTGTATGCAGTCCTCACGCCCATGCtaaatccattcatctactgTCTGAGGAACCAGGAAGTCAAGAATGCTATCAAAAAGACAGTGGGTGTTGGCCAGTGCTTCCTGCTCAGCTGA